From the genome of Pseudoliparis swirei isolate HS2019 ecotype Mariana Trench chromosome 1, NWPU_hadal_v1, whole genome shotgun sequence:
GGGTGGAGCCGGACAGGAGGCTCGCCATGTTGCTCAGGGACGCCGGCATCCCCGACAGGCCCAGGCCGCCCGACATCGGGCCGCCGGCCGACATGCCGCCCTTCCCCAGCGACAGCCCCAGGCTGAGGCTGTTGGAGGCCGGCGTGGAGCCCGACATCGCCTGAGGCTGCGACATGGCGGTGAAGAGCCCCTGTGTGATGGCGTTGggcggcgaggaggacgaggacgccAGGTGGCTGTTGCCGGAGGACATGGGGATGGAGATGGGCGCCGAGGAGGAGGTGCCCACTAAGTTTTtgacctgttgttgttgttgttgcgccGACGGGTGCGGCGGCTGCTGCGTGGCGTTGCTGTAGCTGCCGGCCGACGTGTTAGAGAGGAGACCCCCCAGGCCGCCGCCGAGGTGACCGGCGCCCCCGCAGCCGCCGCCGAGCACCCCTCCTCCGGCGATGGCCACCATCGAGACGAGCGAGGACGGCGTCAGGCCGGACACAGAGCACGAGgacgacgaggaagaggaggaggaggaagaggaggaggaggaagaggaggacagcgAGGAAGACGGGTTCCCGTTCTTCACCGGTGACTGGAGGGGAGCAAGGAAGTGTTGTTGCGCAACAATCGTTAGCTTTACTAGTTAATGGCTCACAATAAAATTATCAAGAAACTAATAATAATTTCTTTAAAAGATAGTCGTACAAAAAAACCTCAtaactaaagaaaatatttaagtatattattagtattttttaaCAGTGTTAAAAAAtcgtgaataaaaaaaatttagttTACAAAATATTGAAGAAAAAAGTaatttcaaaaatatgaaatataataataaatacaaaattacaATTTTAGAAATATCTCATTTAAATTatctaaaatgtaaaaaaaatgtattactaaatatttattaaaaaaagaattctaaatatataacatttaaaaaatatataacatttaaaaaatatatgataataaaaaaatattacatttacaattaaatttaaacaatatttaattaaaaaagcaacaaaatcTCTAAATCACATGAATCCTGATTATTTCCACGTCTTTCTGTACATCTGAGACTCACCTGACCGACTTCGCTGTCCGTTGACCGTCCCCTCTTCTTGTCGTCTTCCGAGTTCTCCTGAAAAAACACGAATGAACGTTAAGAAATAAAGTAAAACTAAAACAAGTCGAATTATCGTTTCTAAAAGCGCTCGAGACCCGACGGCAAAACTCTGGgagggtaattaaaaaagttaaacGGTGTTGAATGAACTGCGGCCCACATCCGTCCTATAGGTtccctcctacacacacacacacacacacacgacataaTGACAGTACAACACGGAGCAGATGTCAGGGCACACAAAGGTAATTATCTCACGATTTACTTTATATCCAACGCAGCAAGAAGTTAATTTAGTATTTGTATAGATACGACCAATATTACTGCCATTAGTGACAAGTTCAAGAGGTCAATGAAGAgataataatatagaataaccataataataataataataggacGATGCTGAGTTTTTGTCTtctcaaacaataaaataaatgttttaataaagctacaaatgttttaaataaatctgaTTAAATCggtcttttttatgttttaaataaacttGGTTTACTTTGTGAGCTGTTGTAGTcgaaataaaaaagatttaaaggCTACATTAAATGCAGAATTTTTCCCGTAATATTTCGTTCGAGAAGAGAGACCAAAAAGTGTTTCTGAAGCGCTGGCCTTAAACTCAATGGTCGTTTCTTCCTTCAAAAAAGGAGATATGTGTAAAAGTCGCGTTTTAATTTTATCGTAATTGCACGAAAAACTGCGCCCGCCGCACGTCTCGTACCGTCGTGCAGGTGGCGGGCGACGGCGGGATGGGCGAGGATGACGTGGTGGAGTTCGGCGTGCTGCTCGAGTTCTGGAAGATCTCGTCCTCCAACTGCGAGTTCCCCGGCGGAGAGGTGGCGACCAGAGCCAGAGCTGGAGGCGGAGTCACAGGAGGGCGAGAAGAGTTCAGTGGAGGTCAACGGGGTCATCATGGTGGGTTAGAGTCGCTTTGAAGTTTAGAGACTAGAACACTCAGAACAACATAGAACAGtgtacttttgtttgtttatttatatatatatataaatacatataagtttatatatataatttttttattttaagaaatatatatacatacacatacaggactgtctcagaaaattagaatattgtgataaagttctttattttctgtaatgcaattaaaaaaacaaaaatgtcatgcattctggattcattacaaatcaactgaaatattgcaagccttttattcttttaatatttaatatttttttaattgcattacagaaaataaagaactttatcacaatattctaattttctgagacagtcctgtatatatacatttatataaaaaagatatatataaaaaaaattatatataaagaaatacctaaagaaaatataagaaatataaatatatatataaagaaatatttatatatatgtatataaataaatttcaatatagaatatataaagaaatataaatatataaacaaataactatttctataaacaaatatatatataaataaaaataaatatatataacggcTCTGatgaacgttttttttcttctcgtggCTGAACCTGAACCTTGCTCTGAATTTACACAATCTACATTTGTAttatgcaaacaaacaaacaaagcaaatGAACCCCCGGCTCTTCCTCTACTCACGGATgtcgtccaggtccaggtcgTCGTACAGAAACTCGTTCTCCTCAAAGTCTGGATCCTGCGACGAGTCCAGATAATACTCCACGTCGTCCTGGAGGAAAGACCAACGGCATCTCAAGTAAAGCCCAAACACAAACACGACCTGCCTCCACGAGTCCAGGCCATCAGACTCACCTTGATCTTCCTGATGGAGTCCACCTGCACCGAGTCGTTGTCCAGCATCCTCAGGATGGTCTCCAGCATCCGGATGTGGTGCCGGTGCTTCTCAATGAACTTCTTCAGCTCCTCGATCCGGTCCTGGTTCTTGAAGACAAACAAGCGGGGTAGACAATagtgttgttatttattattattactaataaaATGACCCCAGGCAGGGCTAGAGACAAGAGGCCGCCCACAGTGAGTCTCTCATTGGTCTACATGTTAGTTCAGAAGCCTTTTAAAAACAGATGTTATACAAATTATGGCACGGACACTACACTAATGTACTAGGAACAGTCATGTTTAACACGCCGCCGCGTTCCAGTGCAAAGCACCGACGTTTACATCAATTATTTAATGGAATAGCGAGagaaaaatgtgtgtttacGAAATGAAACAGGCGTTTGTAGTTAAACATACAGACGGTGCAGGagggaaagggggaaagggcATGAAAGTTGCAGCAGCTACATGTGCACCTCGCAGGCGGAGCGCCACTCCggagttaaatatttaattaatgttCCCGACGGCCGAACTGTGTCGGGGAGGTTTATTTCTAACAGTTTTCTCAGAGGCGTTTAGGATTAACACCTAAAGACAAGAAACGAGGAGCGGCCGGCTGAACTAATGCgagaaatatagaaataataaaaaggctGCGTGTCGCCCGGCTGCTCGACCGCGTTAGCGGAGGCGAACATGCTAATGCATTTCATCACAATGCATATtaatgctgggggggggggggggtcactgggCAGAGTGCATTTACCCCTCAACGTCACAGCGGGTCCGACTCTAAAGAGTTAAATGTCTCGTGCAGGTTAAAATGGGTTTATTGGGATATTTTTCAAACGCCTTCGaagtaaaaccccaaaaaaactatCAAAGAAAAACCTCGAGCAAACAAACGCGAGCTTTAGTAGTAAATACACCACCGTTAGAGTTTGGGGTCatatagaaatgtccttatttctcAAAGTAAAGCTGTTTCTTTAAATGAAgatcacattaaatgaatcataaacactctctctacatagttaatgtgtaaatgactattctctggtgtttaatgaagtctctacagagtggagaggcccatctccagtgttctgatggtacattgtgttttcgccttagaagactagcggaggggtagaaaacccttgaaacccctttttatgtgagcgcagctgaaaacagttatacagctgagagaagctctaaaactggccttcctttgagaactcgaagaacaacattaatatttactataaaaatcattatttataacctcgtcaacatcttgactagattttatattcatttgataaataaagttttcatggaaaacaccaaattgtctgggtgaccccaaacttctgaacggtagtgtacatatatatatttatgtatgtatttgtatttccttCGACTGTGACGGCGTTCAACCAACTGACGGTGTTTAAAAGTGAACACACCATAAACGCCGCCTCAGCAGGACTCCGGTAACTTCTCTGAAATGCAGAAAGAAAATCTCATTCATAAAATATGTTCATGTGCAAAACAGTCTTTGCATTTTGTTTTCCCCCTTCCGGCCGAATGAACCCGTTCCATCGGGACACGGTGAGTATTTAATGTCTTTAGAGTTGATTTGATGGAaaggggaaaataaaaataaaaaagtctgttCTGCCAACTTTTACAGAGAAAGTGATGAACGAGAGTAAAGAAATAAACCGACCTCtttgtctcctttcttcttcctcgtctGGACCGACAGGGACTCCACCTCGCTCTCAAACTGGTCCACCTGCATGTTCAACGTGTCGATCGTattctggaggaggaagaggaaggaagaggaaggaagacagaggaaggttaagggaggtagaggaagaaggaagaggatagaagaggaagacagatgaaggaaggggaagaaagatgaaggaaggggaaggaagaggaggaaggggaagaggagaaggaagaggatggaagacagaggaaggaagaggaagacagataaagaggagaaggaagaggagaaggaagaggatggaatccagaggaagaggagggaagaggcagGTAGAGGAAAACAGTgtaaggaagaggaagaggatagaagaggaagacagtggaaggaagaggaagaagacagaGGAAGGTATAAGAAGgtagaggaaagaagaggaaagaagagacataggaaggaagaggaagacagaggaagaggaagacataggaaggaggaggaagaggaagacagaggaaagaagaggaaagaggaagaggaagacagaggaaggaagaggaagaagacagaggaaggtagaggaaagaagaggaaagaagagacagaggaaggaagaggaagacagaggaagaggaagacataggaaggaggaggaagaggaagacagaggaaggaagaggaggaggaagacagagTTGATGGCGGGCCGTCCCTGTTCTGCTCCTCTGGAGCTCTGACTCACCGTCAGCCACATGCcgacctcctccttctccttctgggcCGGGTCCACCTTCAGGGCCAGACCCAGACCTTCTTTGGAGTACGCCTTCGTCTTCGTCTCCCGCTCCACGATCTTGAACCGCTCCATTTGCTGCAgcggacaaacagacaaacaaacagacaaacaaacaaacaaacagacaaagtaAAACATGAGTCAAGCCGCTGGAGAGCAGGACTGTCCTCACGTTTATAAAACAACGAGACGAGCATCAAATTAACTTTGGATACTTTCACAGCCCAGAAAACAGATTTCTGTGGGTGAAATTCTCTTTTCCTGAATAATCTCAACAACCcggcaggagggagggagtgagagaaagagagacagagagggagatggagagagagagagagagacagagagggagatggagagagagggagtgagagacagagagggagatggagagagagtgagagagacagagagagagatgtagagagggagtgagagagagggagtgagagagacagagagagagagacggagatggagagagagtgagagagacagagagggagatggagagagagagagagagagagagagagagagaggagagagagagagagtgagagacagagagagagatggagagagaggagagagagacagagagagagagatggagagagggagagagagagagacagagagagaggagagtgagagagacagagaggagatggagagaggaggagagagagagagagagagagagtgagagagacagagagagtgagagagacagagagagaggaggagagagtgagagagacagagagggagatggagagagagagtgagagagagagggagagagagagagggagatggagagagagagagagggagatggagagagagggagtgagagagacagagagagagagagagagagagagagagggagtgagagagacagagagagagagagagagagagagagacagagagggagatggagagagagggagtgagagagacagagagagtaaggCAGCTGGAGGTGgaacagctggggggggggggcaaccagGAGCAGAACAACCTCAGGACAGCAGCAGTTGCAGCTCCTCccctgtagggggcgctagatCCCGAGACGAGCTCAATACCTCCGTTTCTCTGTGTTCACGTAGAAACTTTATTTATCCTCGTGTACAGAGCGGTGACAtgttgattgtttgtttgttgttctttgtgtgtttgcttctgtgcattgtgtgtgcagcaaaaacacaacaacaactttctGCTCGAGCTGTAAACTCGGCTTGTTGATGTTAAAATGTTTAAGACGAATGTCTCGGAACAAAAAGTATAATCTTAAAACTCTGTTTTACAtctttttaaagtcttttaaagGCAACTTGATGAACTTCAAGAATAGAAACACGTCCTCACAAATAAACCCAGGAGTTAAATGAACGTATTCACTcaggtgacctcgtgacctctgacccgatgatgtcatcagagctTTGAAACAACACGAGTCACGAGACATCcgccatcatttaaaaaagacttCTACAGAGTTCAGAACAAACAGAGACCTCCAGAGTCCTGTAGACCTCTAGAGACCTCCACAGTCCTCCAGAGTCCTGTAGAGACCTTTAGAGTCCTCTAGAGACTTCCAAAAAcctccagagacctccagagTCCTGCATCACGGGTCCTACTCACCGTTTCTATGAGTTTGCGGTTCTCCACTAGCTGCCGTTTGTCTTTGATCTCGTTGGAGGCTACCCACGTCTTGATCTGGTCTCGGAGACGCTGGGGggggacaagaagaagaagagggggaggaggaggaagaggaggaagagggagatgcAGATACATCAGTGAATGCATGCCGAGACTCGTCGGTCACGGTGGAGAACACGGTTTGGTTCtcatggtaacacacacacacacatattaacacacacacacacacatattaatacTTCacaactctcacacactcactcacacagacacacacacacacacacacacacacgttgagttgaacattaaatattttaaagtttCCAGAAGGtgatttttaatcaaactaaatATTCGTCTTTAATTCTCGTTTTTTGCCGTtcagcaaataaaataaaacgtgATTAAAGAAAACAGCAAAAATGACGTCACCAACGACGACGATAAGCTCCCCTGTTTCTAAGGTGATGACATCATAGCGTGTAATCTGACCTCAGACCAGTGTGACCAGGTGACTCACCTGCAGCTTTTTAATCTCTTTCTTGAGGTCTGCTTCATATTTCTCCTTCTGGTTCGCGTTGGCTGCATTGTGAAGCTGCCGAGGAAACAGCAGCGTCAAACGAGTTCCgggccaaacaacaacaacaacaacaacacagcaaaTGCCTTGGTGATGTAAACAAACTCAACAGAACATTGGCATCAATAAGTATACGGATTAATACGTTTGCCGACCTAAAGATAAAGTATTGtggatttaaaaatgttttaaagacatataaatataatattcctCACCTTTTGCCAAATGTCTTCAAACTGTTCAACTCCTTCCGCTACTTTTTTCAGACATCGATCTATTTCACCTGAAGGAAAGAGGCGCAGAATGAACAGTgaaccaaccacacacacacacacacacacacacacacacacacacacacacacacacacacacacacacacacacacacacacacacacacacacacacacacacacacacacacacacacacacacacacacacacacacacacacaccgccccccCATGTTCTCCTGAAGGGAGGCAGGAGGGATCGCGTCTTTATACCTCACATCGTTAGCGGTGCAGCTCGCCCACCTGCAACCGGattggacaacaacaacaacaacaactagaatgggcactcggtagagcgcataccttcgcatatcacaagattgggcattgaattatgaacatgttggcattagttgcatgccaattggtaaaaagaagattttgacattttcatgaccttgacctttgatctgattgatcccaaaatctaatcaaatggtccccggataataaccaatcatcccaccaaatttcatgcgattcggtttaatactttttgagttatgcgagtaacacgcatacaaataaataaataaatggcgatcaaaacataaccttccgcattttcaatgcgaaggtaacaacaacaacaacaacaactcctcCCACTGCATGACGTCGGCTGTTTGGATGGGACTCGAGAGATCTCACCTTGGAGTTTCCTTTTATCGGCCATGGCTGATGACTAGGATGCCGTCTTCATGCCTTCTTTCCCTGCGGGGGACAAAGGGACGGTCACGTCGGGGCGAAGAGCACGATGATcgggaaagaagaagatgaagaagaagaagaagaacaggcaTATGGGCAAAGAGGCAGAAATAAAGAGGCTTCCCGCCTTACGAGGAAGTCGCTGAAGCGCCTTCGCACCGAGCCGCCGCTCCACCTTCATCCTCCAAAATGTCTTCACAGGAATTAACTGCAAGTAAAAAGAAACCTCCTCCCTTGgatcagcgtcggaaatacacgagggcgaAGGGCACAAACGAGCCCAAGAAATATAATTCTGCCCCAGAAATCACGAGGAGGGCAAACAATGATACGACTGATTTATATTCGTTGTTTTGTTCaataaaatctaagaaaacacttttaatctgcAGAGTTCTGCTTAATAGACTTATTCTTATCATttgatgacaattgctcatataccgTGAGCCTAAATAAGCAggctatatataatatttttaacaAAAGGTTAAAATGTTACttcacaagttaaaaaaagtgcccccaatttatttctaaatgcccctggatttcagtcggtgggggaaaaaattgccccctaaaaaaatatgtaaatgtcctcccctgccTTGGATACTCGTACCAgagttcttacacattttgaccagtggatttccaggactttaaaacaaatgtccGTGACCAAACTGAAGtctcggtataaacattaaaaatatagaacattttgcgtattgagagcgtacaccggcttatattttgagggtctttctttaaaaaatatattaattatttcaaactctgcgtGAATGAttatgtgattataacacatctccatgacttttccaaaacttttatgattcaagttttttccatgacttttcgaaggactggaaataaccattttaaaattccatgactgttccaggttttccatgaccgtacgaaccctgtcgtACACTCGTTTATTAAAGCTGGGACGTGCGATGCGTCACGCGTACGGCGTGCAGGAGCGCCAGGCTGGGATCAGATGCATCAGACCCCTGGAAATCAACCTGTGCGCGAGACGCGAGCGCGAGATGCACCGAGACGGGCGGCAGAGA
Proteins encoded in this window:
- the cnot3b gene encoding CCR4-NOT transcription complex subunit 3b isoform X2, translated to MADKRKLQDRCLKKVAEGVEQFEDIWQKLHNAANANQKEKYEADLKKEIKKLQRLRDQIKTWVASNEIKDKRQLVENRKLIETQMERFKIVERETKTKAYSKEGLGLALKVDPAQKEKEEVGMWLTNTIDTLNMQVDQFESEVESLSVQTRKKKGDKERSYRSPAEAAFMNQDRIEELKKFIEKHRHHIRMLETILRMLDNDSVQVDSIRKIKDDVEYYLDSSQDPDFEENEFLYDDLDLDDIPLALVATSPPGNSQLEDEIFQNSSSTPNSTTSSSPIPPSPATCTTENSEDDKKRGRSTDSEVGQSPVKNGNPSSSLSSSSSSSSSSSSSSSSSSCSVSGLTPSSLVSMVAIAGGGVLGGGCGGAGHLGGGLGGLLSNTSAGSYSNATQQPPHPSAQQQQQQVKNLVGTSSSAPISIPMSSGNSHLASSSSSPPNAITQGLFTAMSQPQAMSGSTPASNSLSLGLSLGKGGMSAGGPMSGGLGLSGMPASLSNMASLLSGSTPAPYAQAASSSGAIGSGLPGSLGGVGINPTTANSSAGSIGSGSVAVGGPTASSVGGPTASSAGGLLGPAPGLPGIGSGILGLSSGQSGMQGSSLMSLSPVGGLAPGGGVGVIGVIGSGGGSGTGGSGGMGGGISLSGRPASQQKQNGSTSYSAVLGDSATDSALTSASQSQSSQPLTSSANQPSPSLSSRLLSKETGSSLLGSICLSASSPSAAFYSEAKAASGGLLNGPLSYSQSSDGVKPMEPLSSLKSMAERAALGSGMEGDVPSLHLTPVSVSRLSSDIFPSSAVTPSGPPAAAAPQLSLSEVSIPPSLGVCPLGPVPLSKDQLYQQAMEEAAWTHMPHPSDSERIRQYLMRNPCPTLPFHNQVPPPHSDTVEFYQRLSTETLFFIFYYLEGTKAQYLAAKALKKQSWRFHTKYMMWFQRHEEPKTITDEFEQGTYIYFDYEKWGQRKKEGFTFEYRYLEDRDLQ
- the cnot3b gene encoding CCR4-NOT transcription complex subunit 3b isoform X1, with translation MADKRKLQGEIDRCLKKVAEGVEQFEDIWQKLHNAANANQKEKYEADLKKEIKKLQRLRDQIKTWVASNEIKDKRQLVENRKLIETQMERFKIVERETKTKAYSKEGLGLALKVDPAQKEKEEVGMWLTNTIDTLNMQVDQFESEVESLSVQTRKKKGDKERSYRSPAEAAFMNQDRIEELKKFIEKHRHHIRMLETILRMLDNDSVQVDSIRKIKDDVEYYLDSSQDPDFEENEFLYDDLDLDDIPLALVATSPPGNSQLEDEIFQNSSSTPNSTTSSSPIPPSPATCTTENSEDDKKRGRSTDSEVGQSPVKNGNPSSSLSSSSSSSSSSSSSSSSSSCSVSGLTPSSLVSMVAIAGGGVLGGGCGGAGHLGGGLGGLLSNTSAGSYSNATQQPPHPSAQQQQQQVKNLVGTSSSAPISIPMSSGNSHLASSSSSPPNAITQGLFTAMSQPQAMSGSTPASNSLSLGLSLGKGGMSAGGPMSGGLGLSGMPASLSNMASLLSGSTPAPYAQAASSSGAIGSGLPGSLGGVGINPTTANSSAGSIGSGSVAVGGPTASSVGGPTASSAGGLLGPAPGLPGIGSGILGLSSGQSGMQGSSLMSLSPVGGLAPGGGVGVIGVIGSGGGSGTGGSGGMGGGISLSGRPASQQKQNGSTSYSAVLGDSATDSALTSASQSQSSQPLTSSANQPSPSLSSRLLSKETGSSLLGSICLSASSPSAAFYSEAKAASGGLLNGPLSYSQSSDGVKPMEPLSSLKSMAERAALGSGMEGDVPSLHLTPVSVSRLSSDIFPSSAVTPSGPPAAAAPQLSLSEVSIPPSLGVCPLGPVPLSKDQLYQQAMEEAAWTHMPHPSDSERIRQYLMRNPCPTLPFHNQVPPPHSDTVEFYQRLSTETLFFIFYYLEGTKAQYLAAKALKKQSWRFHTKYMMWFQRHEEPKTITDEFEQGTYIYFDYEKWGQRKKEGFTFEYRYLEDRDLQ
- the cnot3b gene encoding CCR4-NOT transcription complex subunit 3b isoform X3, encoding MADKRKLQGEIDRCLKKVAEGVEQFEDIWQKLHNAANANQKEKYEADLKKEIKKLQRLRDQIKTWVASNEIKDKRQLVENRKLIETQMERFKIVERETKTKAYSKEGLGLALKVDPAQKEKEEVGMWLTNTIDTLNMQVDQFESEVESLSVQTRKKKGDKENQDRIEELKKFIEKHRHHIRMLETILRMLDNDSVQVDSIRKIKDDVEYYLDSSQDPDFEENEFLYDDLDLDDIPLALVATSPPGNSQLEDEIFQNSSSTPNSTTSSSPIPPSPATCTTENSEDDKKRGRSTDSEVGQSPVKNGNPSSSLSSSSSSSSSSSSSSSSSSCSVSGLTPSSLVSMVAIAGGGVLGGGCGGAGHLGGGLGGLLSNTSAGSYSNATQQPPHPSAQQQQQQVKNLVGTSSSAPISIPMSSGNSHLASSSSSPPNAITQGLFTAMSQPQAMSGSTPASNSLSLGLSLGKGGMSAGGPMSGGLGLSGMPASLSNMASLLSGSTPAPYAQAASSSGAIGSGLPGSLGGVGINPTTANSSAGSIGSGSVAVGGPTASSVGGPTASSAGGLLGPAPGLPGIGSGILGLSSGQSGMQGSSLMSLSPVGGLAPGGGVGVIGVIGSGGGSGTGGSGGMGGGISLSGRPASQQKQNGSTSYSAVLGDSATDSALTSASQSQSSQPLTSSANQPSPSLSSRLLSKETGSSLLGSICLSASSPSAAFYSEAKAASGGLLNGPLSYSQSSDGVKPMEPLSSLKSMAERAALGSGMEGDVPSLHLTPVSVSRLSSDIFPSSAVTPSGPPAAAAPQLSLSEVSIPPSLGVCPLGPVPLSKDQLYQQAMEEAAWTHMPHPSDSERIRQYLMRNPCPTLPFHNQVPPPHSDTVEFYQRLSTETLFFIFYYLEGTKAQYLAAKALKKQSWRFHTKYMMWFQRHEEPKTITDEFEQGTYIYFDYEKWGQRKKEGFTFEYRYLEDRDLQ